TAAAAACTCAAGTCCATTTTACACCTCCTACAAGAAAAGCAGGGGTTTCAATTCCTCATAGGTACTGTAAAAACGGAAATAAAAACATATAAAAGGGGGCTTTAAAATGTAGTTTCAATTCCTCATAGGTACTGTAAAAACATAGTTTTAAAAATTTTTTCAAAGATAAAAAAGTACAGTTTCAATTCCTCATAGGTACTGTAAAAACGAAGTTCATTAGCAGCACCGACAAAATTATTATTTATGTTTCAATTCCTCATAGGTACTGTAAAAACTCGTTGAATTTGCCTATTTTATACTCTTTATATTTGAGTTTCAATTCCTCATAGGTACTGTAAAAACCCTCCTTGTAGTCCCATGCAGTTCGCCATTTAAAACTGTTTCAATTCCTCATAGGTACTGTAAAAACTTTTTCTTAACCTCTTAATTATATTGTACCATATATGTTTCAATTCCTCATAGGTACTGTAAAAACGCGATATTTACAATTATTAATACCGCATATGGTATGTTTCAATTCCTCATAGGTACTGTAAAAACTGGGTTAGAAATCGACATGATAAGGGAAATCGCCCTGTTTCAATTCCTCATAGGTACTGTAAAAACCGGCTTTTGTAAAACAAAAAGGATAGAAGAAGTTGAGTTTCAATTCCTCATAGGTACTGTAAAAACTGGCCAGGTTTTTTGCTTTTATATAGAACATATGTTTGTTTCAATTCCTCATAGGTACTGTAAAAACGCTTTAAGATAAGGCATATTATATATAATTGTGTGAGTTTCAATTCCTCATAGGTACTGTAAAAACGTACATACCAAAACTCATTATTAACGGTCAAGTGATGTTTCAATTCCTCATAGGTACTGTAAAAACTTCTGTCATCATCTCAGGCGGAAAATTTTTTGAAGCGTTTCAATTCCTCATAGGTACTGTAAAAACAATTTTAAGTTAAGGGGGAAATTTCCCCCTTAACATGTTTCAATTCCTCATAGGTACTGTAAAAACACGATATTTGAAAAAATCACGCCAACTCTTCATGGGAGTTTCAATTCCTCATAGGTACTGTAAAAACATTAAAAGTAACAACAAGGTTTCAGCTTCCATTTACATGTTTCAATTCCTCATAGGTACTGTAAAAACTAGGTGGTTAAATGGAAACAGCGCTAAGATATGAATGTTTCAATTCCTCATAGGTACTGTAAAAACTGATTGATGAAGTTTATGCATCTTACAGATGCTCCAGTTTCAATTCCTCATAGGTACTGTAAAAACACTTCGATGAAAAAGCATTTTCTGCGTTCGTTGATTGTTTCAATTCCTCATAGGTACTGTAAAAACATTTAGGTCACGAACTGTTGACGATTTATCCACGTAGGTTTCAATTCCTCATAGGTACTGTAAAAACCTTTATAAAATCAAAAAACTTAGTGAATTTTATATCGTTTCAATTCCTCATAGGTACTGTAAAAACAAATAACATGTACTATCAAAAATACAGAAGTGACACTGTTTCAATTCCTCATAGGTACTGTAAAAACAAAATCAGCTCCTTATTTAATTATTTAAGGTACTTGTTTCAATTCCTCATAGGTACTGTAAAAACTTAATATTAAAGTCAATAACTTTTGATTAAATAATCTGTTTCAATTCCTCATAGGTACTGTAAAAACATAGTGGATATTATGCTGACTTGCACCACGAAGTATTGTTTCAATTCCTCATAGGTACTGTAAAAACTTTGAAGAAGACTTTCAAAAAAATACGAGACCTAATCGTTTCAATTCCTCATAGGTACTGTAAAAACAAAAAATATAAAAAAAATGCTTACTGATTTAAATCTGTTTCAATTCCTCATAGGTACTGTAAAAACAACTATTCAAGTGTCGGGAAAACCGCAATTGACTATGTTTCAATTCCTCATAGGTACTGTAAAAACCTGGCTGATGAATGGGAAAGAGAAAATCAAATGAAATGTTTCAATTCCTCATAGGTACTGTAAAAACACTGCAATTCGTGTCCAGCCGATATGGTATGACAGTGTTTCAATTCCTCATAGGTACTGTAAAAACAAAGAAAAAGAAATGAGAAAAGAGGCACTAGAAGCTAGTTTCAATTCCTCATAGGTACTGTAAAAACAATGGACGATGTAGAAGTATTCAATGGAAATTGGAAGTTTCAATTCCTCATAGGTACTGTAAAAACTTGATTATCAATTAGAACTTTGTAAAAGAGGTATGAAGTTTCAATTCCTCATAGGTACTGTAAAAACTAGTGGCCAGGAATGGAATAGTGGCCAGGAAAAAAAAGTTTCAATTCCTCATAGGTACTGTAAAAACTTAATCGACACTAAAGCCAAGCAAGTGACTTGTACCATGTTTCAATTCCTCATAGGTACTGTAAAAACGAGTATAAAACTCTCTCTTTATATTACATAACATTAATGTTTCAATTCCTCATAGGTACTGTAAAAACTATTTAAGGTACTTTAAAATTAAAATACCTTATATTAGTTTCAATTCCTCATAGGTACTGTAAAAACTGTTAAAGTACCTTATAATATAAGTATACTATATATGTTTCAATTCCTCATAGGTACTGTAAAAACTAAAATAGAGAGAGTTTAAAAACTCTCTCTTTAATATGTTTCAATTCCTCATAGGTACTGTAAAAACAACATTTTAAAACCTCCTTTGATTATTATTTTATATGTTTCAATTCCTCATAGGTACTGTAAAAACTTAAAAACAGTTCGTGCCTATATTTACTACGTGACGCTGTTTCAATTCCTCATAGGTACTGTAAAAACCGGATACAGATAGCAGGGAAAGGTCGTTGAGGAGGGCGTTTCAATTCCTCATAGGTACTGTAAAAACTTTGTCCGTCATTTTATCAACTCCAATCATTAATTGTTTCAATTCCTCATAGGTACTGTAAAAACACAGGGTTTGCCCTGTGTGAGCGTCAAATGATGTATTGTTTCAATTCCTCATAGGTACTGTAAAAACTACTTGGATTACAGCACAAAAACTGCACGAAATGGCGTTTCAATTCCTCATAGGTACTGTAAAAACCATCAATGGAACAGTAGCTTTCAGTTCACTCAGTATTGTTTCAATTCCTCATAGGTACTGTAAAAACTTTAGAATGGGTGTGGAAGAAAATACCCGGTATAAACGTTTCAATTCCTCATAGGTACTGTAAAAACTAGACAATGTTGGCGCGTATGTAGGCGAATATTTAGGGGTTTCAATTCCTCATAGGTACTGTAAAAACATACTGTGACGACATAGTAACATATTATGATTTGGAGTTTCAATTCCTCATAGGTACTGTAAAAACCTTTTTGTTGCAAATTATTTTTAATTCTAAGGTATCGTTTCAATTCCTCATAGGTACTGTAAAAACGATTTATGAAGGTACATATCCGATTGCGTCGAACGTGTTTCAATTCCTCATAGGTACTGTAAAAACCTTTTATGCTAAAGAGAAGATAGCTGATGAAGTGCGTTTCAATTCCTCATAGGTACTGTAAAAACCCGTAGGCATCGCATGACGCCTACATTCATATTTTAACCTCATGTAATATAAAAAGTCAAGTAAGGCAGGAGAAAAAACTGCAAAGCCGGAAGGAAACTGCATTTGACGCAAAAAAATGAAAGTTGTCGACCCCCGGGGTTTTTTACGCTATCGGACATCGACAAATTTTCAAAAATATATTTATGTGCTTTAACTACATTTACACTTACACTAATTATTATACAACAGAAATGTATATGTGAAAAATTACCTGACATTATAACGGATTAAAAATAACAATTGGTGTAATAATAAACTTAAAATTGGAGGTTGATTAAATTGACTGTTGCTTCACAAGTTAAACAAACTTTAGCAAATTTAAAAGGTATTCAGGGGACTTTAGGGATATACTCTGTCAAATCACAGGATGAAGAAACAAAAACCGTCTTTAATGAAGCAATAAACACTATAAACGGCATCGTAGAAGATTTGGAAAAAAGAATTCAAACTTTAGAATTTGAAGAACCCCAATATGAAGGAAACTAATGGGTGATGCTATGCAGGAATGCATTGAAATACTATTAAGATCTTTTTCATTGCTGGTTTTAGTTTTATTTTCAGCCAGAGTTATAGGCAAAAAAAACATGGCAAATGTGACCCCCTTTACTTTTATGAGCTATATAGCAATTGCAGTTATATCTGCTTTAATATCAACAAAAGTTATAAAAAATATCGCCTTTGGATTTATTGCTTTAGGAGTATGGGTTTTACTTCCTGTTGCAATAGATTATCTTTCAATAAAAAGTAAATTGATTCACGATATTGTAATTGGAAAAGGGACAGTACTTATTAAAAACGGTAAAATTATGGAAGAAAACTTGCTTAGGGCAAGAATAACCGGGGAAGAACTTTTAAGGGATTTAAGGTCTAAAAATGTTTTTAACTTAGCTGATGTGGAATTTGCACTTATGGAATCAAATGGTGAAATAAATGTATTTATGAAAAGTGATAAAAAGCCCTTAACTGCCCATGATATAGGCAAAAAAGTTGCTCCCCGGTCAGAATCTCAAACGGTGATACTGGACGGAACTCCTTTAAATGAGCCATTAACATCTTTAGGACTTAATCAGGGATGGTTAAAAACCCAGCTGGATAAAATGGGGGTATCCATTGACAATGTTTTTATAGGACAGGTGGATTCATCTGGGGATCTGTATGTTGACCTTTTTGACGATTCCATAAATATACCGCAGCCAAAAGTTAAGGAAATGCTGTATGCAAACTTAGAAAAGTGTCATGCTGATTTTATGAAATATGCCCTTGAAACCAAAAATGAAGAGGCTAAAAATATGTATCAGAAAAATGAACAAAAATTAAAAGAGTTAAAGGAAAAATTAGAACCCTACTTATTAAGGTAAACAATAACTTTATTAAAGGTAAACAATAACATTAAGGCAAGCAATAGCATTAATTAAACGATAACATTAAAAAAGGTGAGCAACATAAGGGGACAATAACACTAAAACAGACAATAAAATAGGCAACAATATTAATGTAACGATTGCATTAAAACAAACAATAACATAATGGAGCGATAACAATAAAACATACAATAACATTAATGCAGACAATTACTACTACACAAAACAATAATTACCTAAACAATACTACGCAATTAGAAGGTGGATAATATGTCAGATAAAAAGAAGAAAAAACTTACACCAACCCAGCAGGAATATCAACAACTGGCAAAGTCAAAAGAGCCAAAACGTCCTATAGTACTAAATACAGTTAAAGCCTTTTTTACTGGAGGATTGATATGCACCCTCGGACAGGCAATTAAAACGGTGTTTGTTAACTATTTTGGATTTACAGAGGAAACCGCATCCAACCCTACTTCGGCGGTGCTGATTTTTATTTCTGCACTTATTACATCCTTAGGATTTTACGACCATATTGCACAGTGGGCAGGGGCAGGGACTGCAGTACCTGTTACCGGGTTTGCCAATACAATTACTTCGGCTGCTTTAGAGCATAGGACTGAAGGATATGTGTTGGGAGTGGGAGGGAATATGTTTAAAATTGCCGGACCGGTTATTGTATTCGGCGTTTTTTCAGCCTTTGTTGTAGCAATTATAAAACTGATAATTCAAGGGTTAGGAGGGATGTAATTGTTGCAGGGCCGTCAAACATGGGTTTTTGAATCAAAACCTGTTATTGCAGGAAGTGCAGCGGTTGGAGGGCCTTTTGAATCAAAATGTGCTTTAGCAGATGATTTTGATATGTTCAGTGAAGATTTATGGCTTGGGCAGGACAGTTTTGAAAAGGCGGAAAGAAAGCTTTTAGAACATGCCTGTGAGATAGCCATAAAAAAGGCCGGAGTCAAAAAAGAAGATGTTGAATTTTTTTTTAGCGGCGATTTAATAAACCAGATAATATCAAGCAGCTTTACTGCCCGTACATTGGGAATACCGTATTTAGGCATTTTCGGTGCCTGCTCAAGTTCTGTGGAAGGGCTGGCTCTGGCTTCTATTTTAGTGGACGGCAATTTTGCAAATAATGCCCTGGCGGCTACCTCCAGTCACAATGCAGCATGCGAAAAGCAATATAGATACCCTACAGAGTATGGGGCTCAAAAACCTCCTACTGCACAGTGGACAGTTACAGGAGCCGGAGCAGCTTTAGTTGCCCGGGAGGGAGAAGGACCAAGGGTTGTATGTGCCACTATCGGACGTGTTGTGGATATGGGACTTTCCGATCCCTTTAATATGGGGGCGGCTATGGCACCGGCAGCGGTGGATACAATTTCAGCCCATATGAGGGATTTAAATATTGATTTATCAGATTATGATATTATTGCCACAGGGGATTTGGGAAGAGTGGGGCATGAAATTGCCAAAGAATTATTAAAAAAGCATGGTATCAGCCTGCCGGAAGAAAAGTTTACCGACTGCGGCAAGATTATATATAAGGATGAGCAACCTGTTTTTTCAGGTGGAAGTGGTTGTGGATGTGCAGCAGTAACTACCTATGGACATTTTATAAACAGAATGAAAAAAGGCGAGTTGAAAAAAATCCTGGTGGTAGCAACAGGTGCTCTGTTGTCTCCTATGTCATACCAGCAAAAAGAGTTTATCCCATGTATTGCTCATGCAGTTTCTTTAGAAATGTAATACAAGATGCAATATAAGGAGGTTTATAAAAATGCAAAGCTATATCTGGGCGTTTTTAATCGGAGGTCTTATTTGTGCGATAGGACAAATTTTAATGGACGGCTTTAAACTAACTCCTGCCCACACCATGTGTACTTTTGTTGTTTTAGGGGCAATTTTAGGAGGTTTAGGACTTTATGAACCTCTTATTAAATTTGCCGGAGCAGGGGCTTCAGTTCCAATTAGCAGTTTTGGGTACTCCCTGGTAAGAGGTGCCCTTTTAGAAGCAGAAAAGACAGGCATTGTAGGGGTGCTTACAGGTATTTTTGAAATAACCAGCGCCGGTATTTCCTCTGCAATAATTTTTGGATTTATAAGTTCATTGATTTTCAGACCTAAAGGCTGATTATTTGATATAATGGCTGTTTATTTTGATAAGAGAAGGGAGGTGGAGAGAATAAATGACGGTGGAAACCCAAATGCAGCAGGCCATAGCAGGTATTCAAAGTGCTGCAGCGACAATAATGAAAACCTTTGCCCTTGAAACACAGGATGAACAGGCTAAACAGACATTCCAGCAAATAGCCGATAATCTGGAGAATGCACTAGAACAACTAAAGGGAAGACAGCAGTATATCCAACAGCAGGAATCACAATACAGACAGCAATAAATAAAAGCTAAAAAAGCAATGTGATGCAAAACCTAAAAAAATATTTGCATCACATTTTTTGTTGATTTTTTGCTGATTCTCTGTTGATTTTCGCATGATACCGGGTCGTTATTTACAAAGCTTGTTTTTATTAAAAAATATCATTATTAAAAAATATCAGGCAAACTCTTTTAGATATGGACAGGGGTTTGTCTTTTAGTCTTGAATTTAAAAAGACAAACCTGCCTGTCCTGAAAATGCCTGTATAGCCTGTCCTAAAATGTGTAATTACTAAAATGTTTAACTTTGAGGGTTTATAATACGCATTAAATCTTCAAACATATCATTTAATTCTTCCATGGGTTTGTTTTTTCCAATGTCGTCTATAAGTTTTCTTATTTTTGTCATTGCAGCAGCAGAACGGCTTACTTCAACTTTGGTTATACCATTGTCTATGTCTTTAACCTTTTCTACTACCATGTTATCTGTTTCATTTGAAGCTTTATCAGGATCCGTTGGGGTATAGACAACAACAGCGGTATTTCCGTTTACAACAACGCTGACTTCATCAACGCCTTCAACTTTTTCAAGCTGGGTTGTTATTTTGTCCGCCCTTTCCTTGTCAAAATTTGTTTGCTGTACAGGAGTTTCACGGTCTAATCCATTTGTATTTCTTCCGTTATTTACCCCCGGTGTCTCATTAATATTAAGGTCATCATCAAGGTCGTTGTTTAAAATATTCCCGTTTCTATTTCCGGTTCTAGGGGTAGGAGTTCTTCCCATATCATCACCTGGTACAGCCGGCATGTCTCTTTCCGGGAGCGTTTCAGTCTGGTTCTGCTCATCTGTGTCCGGCCGGGCACATCCGGTGAATGTAAAAGTTAGTACACATACTGTTAAAAATACTAATAAAATTACTTTAAATTTATTTTTCATATACAAAACACCTCCACAAAATTATTCTTCTCAATTTATATTATTTTATATTAGGAAAATGTGGATTTATCAGCTTCCATTGAATTTTAAAAAAATTTAACAAATAAATAGAAATTTGTTTTAATATATAAATAGGGTGGTATATAATTAATTATAAAAAATAATTTAAAATAGGAGGAAAAAATATGAAGTGCAGAGACTTAAAAGTAGTTAACCTGAATATCACGGAGGATCATTATGAATACAAAGCATTATTCAGACTGTGCACAGACGATAAATGTTTAGACATAGACTTAGCAGAAATTTCTTCAGACGGTAAGCTTTTAGAAGAAATAAAAAATACATTTAATCTTGAGGAAACTACAGAAGAAATAAAAGAAATAATTATGGAAAAAGTAATGGAAGCATCTAAATTAGAATCCCGTAATGTCCAAGGCGAAGACTGCTGCAAATCTGATGTGGATAAAAAAACTTCCAGAGATATCGATTCCTTAAACAGGTCATAATAAAACTTTATATTACAACAAATTTCCCATGCTTGCAGCTATTACTGTGATATGTTATAATCGTGTAAAATAAAACAGCTGTGAGGAGATATTATGTTGTTAAAAGAACAGGCATTTAATGTAAAAAAAGCATCCGTTAAATTAGCAGCAGCAAGTACAGAACTTAAGAACCAGGCATTAGCTCAAATTGCCAAGGCACTTATGGATAGAAAAGACGAGATTATAAAAGCTAATGCTGAGGATTTAAAAAGGAGCGAAGAAGAAAACTTAGCTGCGCCACTTTTAAAAAGGCTGAAATTTGACGAGGCAAAAATAAAAGATGTTGTTGACGGAATAAACAGTCTTATAAAGTTAGAAGACCCTGTAGGAAAGACGGTATTTTGCACTGAACTTGACCAGGGACTGGATTTATATAAAGTTACATGTCCAATAGGAGTTATAGGTGTGATTTTTGAATCAAGACCTGATGCCCTTGTTCAAATTTCTACATTATGTCTAAAAAGTGGTAATGGAGTAATGCTAAAGGGCGGTTCTGAGGCAAGGAACACCAACCGTATACTGGCTGATATTATCGCTGAAGCCACAGACAAGGCAGGTATTCCTACAGGCTGGATTTGTCTTTTGGAAACCAGGGAAGATGTTAATGAGATGCTAAAGATGGATGAGTATATAGATCTTATCATTCCGCGTGGTTCAAATGAGTTTGTAAGATATATTATGGACAATTCAAGAATACCTGTTATGGGACATGCAGACGGTATTTGCCACTGCTATATTGATGAACATGCACGGATTGACATGGCAGTAAAAATTGTAGTTGATTCTAAAACCCAATACGTTGCAGTGTGTAACGCAACAGAGACTCTTTTAGTTCATAAAGATGTGGCACCTAAAGTGCTGCCTGAGATTAAGAAAGCCCTTGATGAAAAGGAAGTAGCTTTGGTTGGATGTCCAAAAACCCAGGAAATTATACCTGTTTCACCGGCTGCTGAAGAAGATTGGAAGACTGAATATTTAGACTACAAGCTGTCTATTAAAGTGGTAGATGATATTCATGAAGCCATTGACCACATTAATACTTATGGTTCAGGTCACACTGACAGCATTATCACTGATGATAAAGACAATGCAGCTTTGTTTATGAACCTGGTGGACTCAGGCAATGTATTTTGGAATTGTTCAACAAGGTTTAGCGATGGATTCAGATATGGATTTGGTGCAGAAGTGGGTATAAGCACTTCTAAAATCCATTCAAGAGGTCCTGTAGGGCTGGACGGTCTTTTAATTTACAAATACAAGGTTATTGGAAATGGTCATATTGTAGATGACTATGCAAAAAGAGTTAAGACTTTTAAGCATATTAAAAAAGACGCTGATTTT
The genomic region above belongs to Acetivibrio saccincola and contains:
- a CDS encoding DUF1657 domain-containing protein; this encodes MTVASQVKQTLANLKGIQGTLGIYSVKSQDEETKTVFNEAINTINGIVEDLEKRIQTLEFEEPQYEGN
- a CDS encoding DUF421 domain-containing protein, producing the protein MGDAMQECIEILLRSFSLLVLVLFSARVIGKKNMANVTPFTFMSYIAIAVISALISTKVIKNIAFGFIALGVWVLLPVAIDYLSIKSKLIHDIVIGKGTVLIKNGKIMEENLLRARITGEELLRDLRSKNVFNLADVEFALMESNGEINVFMKSDKKPLTAHDIGKKVAPRSESQTVILDGTPLNEPLTSLGLNQGWLKTQLDKMGVSIDNVFIGQVDSSGDLYVDLFDDSINIPQPKVKEMLYANLEKCHADFMKYALETKNEEAKNMYQKNEQKLKELKEKLEPYLLR
- the spoVAC gene encoding stage V sporulation protein AC, with product MSDKKKKKLTPTQQEYQQLAKSKEPKRPIVLNTVKAFFTGGLICTLGQAIKTVFVNYFGFTEETASNPTSAVLIFISALITSLGFYDHIAQWAGAGTAVPVTGFANTITSAALEHRTEGYVLGVGGNMFKIAGPVIVFGVFSAFVVAIIKLIIQGLGGM
- the spoVAD gene encoding stage V sporulation protein AD — encoded protein: MLQGRQTWVFESKPVIAGSAAVGGPFESKCALADDFDMFSEDLWLGQDSFEKAERKLLEHACEIAIKKAGVKKEDVEFFFSGDLINQIISSSFTARTLGIPYLGIFGACSSSVEGLALASILVDGNFANNALAATSSHNAACEKQYRYPTEYGAQKPPTAQWTVTGAGAALVAREGEGPRVVCATIGRVVDMGLSDPFNMGAAMAPAAVDTISAHMRDLNIDLSDYDIIATGDLGRVGHEIAKELLKKHGISLPEEKFTDCGKIIYKDEQPVFSGGSGCGCAAVTTYGHFINRMKKGELKKILVVATGALLSPMSYQQKEFIPCIAHAVSLEM
- the spoVAE gene encoding stage V sporulation protein AE, which produces MQSYIWAFLIGGLICAIGQILMDGFKLTPAHTMCTFVVLGAILGGLGLYEPLIKFAGAGASVPISSFGYSLVRGALLEAEKTGIVGVLTGIFEITSAGISSAIIFGFISSLIFRPKG
- a CDS encoding DUF1657 domain-containing protein; translated protein: MTVETQMQQAIAGIQSAAATIMKTFALETQDEQAKQTFQQIADNLENALEQLKGRQQYIQQQESQYRQQ
- a CDS encoding YhcN/YlaJ family sporulation lipoprotein, with amino-acid sequence MKNKFKVILLVFLTVCVLTFTFTGCARPDTDEQNQTETLPERDMPAVPGDDMGRTPTPRTGNRNGNILNNDLDDDLNINETPGVNNGRNTNGLDRETPVQQTNFDKERADKITTQLEKVEGVDEVSVVVNGNTAVVVYTPTDPDKASNETDNMVVEKVKDIDNGITKVEVSRSAAAMTKIRKLIDDIGKNKPMEELNDMFEDLMRIINPQS
- a CDS encoding glutamate-5-semialdehyde dehydrogenase, with the protein product MLLKEQAFNVKKASVKLAAASTELKNQALAQIAKALMDRKDEIIKANAEDLKRSEEENLAAPLLKRLKFDEAKIKDVVDGINSLIKLEDPVGKTVFCTELDQGLDLYKVTCPIGVIGVIFESRPDALVQISTLCLKSGNGVMLKGGSEARNTNRILADIIAEATDKAGIPTGWICLLETREDVNEMLKMDEYIDLIIPRGSNEFVRYIMDNSRIPVMGHADGICHCYIDEHARIDMAVKIVVDSKTQYVAVCNATETLLVHKDVAPKVLPEIKKALDEKEVALVGCPKTQEIIPVSPAAEEDWKTEYLDYKLSIKVVDDIHEAIDHINTYGSGHTDSIITDDKDNAALFMNLVDSGNVFWNCSTRFSDGFRYGFGAEVGISTSKIHSRGPVGLDGLLIYKYKVIGNGHIVDDYAKRVKTFKHIKKDADFPL